A genomic segment from Aegilops tauschii subsp. strangulata cultivar AL8/78 chromosome 1, Aet v6.0, whole genome shotgun sequence encodes:
- the LOC109757062 gene encoding putative F-box protein At4g09190: MDLHKKLTAVSLTDDLVVDILSRLTYKSFCRCKCAYKAWSAFSSDPDYREKLPKKVTTGLLYQGHNKSAIPLVSLCPDDGEIDGILADVPHYEHLEFLDCCNGLVLCKYRSSYTSTNVCRFVVCNPATREWRILPDTHPGTDDPCYVTILAFDPSWSPQFYIFNFHLKHVHGLILGTSKLEIFQSESLTWLEDDTLDRDINISGRTHLFVNGMLYVSVGYEVLVFEGLEAMSDGIPPYHQTISLPPEASYLSTFTNGCFGKSSGILHYALPHENGRSIVVWTLDDFGHHSWTWTKMCHLSMTDAFGKDEFVHYDDGGDGGEDKWFWNCDYRIVDLDLERGFVFLHDQKANKLLSYNISGGKLNEIQDAFGWDLYYVYVPCYSGLPAQETSVQ, from the coding sequence ATGGACCTTCACAAGAAACTCACTGCTGTTAGTTTAACTGATGATCTAGTGGTTGATATCCTCTCCCGGCTGACGTACAAGTCATTTTGCCGCTGCAAGTGTGCCTATAAGGCCTGGTCTGCCTTTTCCTCTGACCCAGACTACCGCGAGAAGCTGCCCAAAAAAGTAACCACTGGACTTCTGTACCAAGGTCACAATAAGTCTGCTATCCCGCTTGTAAGCCTGTGCCCAGATGATGGGGAAATAGACGGAATTCTTGCTGATGTGCCACACTATGAGCATTTAGAATTCCTCGACTGCTGCAATGGTTTAGTCCTTTGTAAGTATAGGAGCAGCTATACTTCTACAAACGTTTGCCGCTTCGTTGTGTGCAACCCAGCAACACGAGAGTGGAGGATACTTCCTGATACACATCCTGGGACAGATGACCCTTGTTATGTAACTATTTTGGCGTTTGATCCATCATGGTCACCGCAGTTCTATATCTTCAATTTTCATCTGAAACATGTCCATGGTTTGATACTTGGTACCAGCAAACTTGAGATATTCCAGTCTGAAAGTTTGACATGGCTCGAGGATGATACCTTGGACCGAGATATAAATATTTCGGGGCGAACGCACTTATTTGTTAATGGAATGTTGTATGTGTCTGTTGGGTATGAAGTTTTGGTGTTTGAAGGCCTGGAGGCAATGAGTGATGGCATACCGCCCTATCATCAGACCATAAGTTTGCCGCCTGAAGCTTCATACCTGAGCACTTTTACCAATGGTTGCTTTGGCAAATCTTCAGGGATCTTACACTATGCATTGCCACATGAGAATGGTCGCTCAATTGTTGTGTGGACATTGGATGATTTTGGTCATCATTCATGGACTTGGACTAAGATGTGTCATCTTAGCATGACCGATGCGTTTGGAAAGGATGAGTTTGTTCACTACGACGATGGTGGCGATGGTGGTGAGGATAAATGGTTTTGGAACTGCGATTATCGGATTGTCGACCTCGACTTGGAGAGAGGTTTTGTTTTCCTCCATGACCAGAAGGCAAATAAGCTTCTTTCATACAATATCAGCGGGGGGAAACTCAACGAGATACAAGACGCCTTTGGGTGGGATCTATACTATGTCTACGTACCATGCTACTCAGGGCTTCCAGCCCAAGAAACTTCGGTTCAGTGA